In Chryseobacterium gleum, a single genomic region encodes these proteins:
- a CDS encoding helix-turn-helix domain-containing protein, translating into MEEARLLINEGLKKTAGDIDFYIERSYFYKLQGIIDFKNKNYNRAISNFNNALAGVEKKNDFTNISAVYFYKGKSLLHKNKLNEAIQYFKKVDSIFKKHEFILPEVRESYEILINFSKNTNNDKKELYYTKQLLKVDHILSTDFKYLSEKIHKEYDTKDLLQAKRRLEISSTNGYSIAFVLFFFLLVLFLILFFRWQNEKRIQEKYNELLAKMKSDAEQKPAEKVDFKLKNSKLNEEKANELLSKLTALERDNFFLEKSMTLNKLSIKLKTNTTYLSEIINDYKGCNFNTYLNQLRISYITQKLYEDKLWRKYSTNALSAEAGFTNKSKFSKAFYNRNGLSPIEFIRKRNKELGDDV; encoded by the coding sequence TTGGAAGAAGCTCGTTTATTAATTAACGAGGGCTTAAAAAAGACTGCTGGCGACATAGATTTTTACATTGAAAGAAGTTACTTTTATAAGTTACAGGGAATCATTGACTTTAAAAACAAAAACTACAATAGAGCAATTTCAAACTTTAATAATGCCCTCGCAGGTGTAGAAAAGAAAAATGATTTCACTAACATTTCCGCTGTCTATTTCTATAAAGGAAAAAGTCTTCTGCATAAAAACAAACTCAATGAAGCTATACAATATTTTAAAAAAGTTGATTCCATCTTTAAAAAACATGAGTTCATCTTACCTGAAGTAAGAGAAAGTTATGAGATATTGATCAATTTTTCTAAAAATACAAATAATGATAAAAAGGAGCTCTACTATACTAAACAGTTACTTAAAGTAGACCACATTCTTTCGACTGACTTCAAATATCTGTCTGAAAAAATCCATAAAGAATACGATACTAAAGATCTGCTGCAAGCAAAAAGAAGATTGGAAATTTCTAGTACCAACGGATATAGTATAGCATTTGTATTATTTTTCTTCCTGCTCGTTCTTTTCCTTATATTGTTTTTCAGATGGCAAAATGAAAAAAGAATCCAAGAAAAATATAACGAACTGTTGGCAAAAATGAAATCCGATGCTGAGCAAAAGCCAGCTGAAAAAGTAGATTTTAAGTTAAAAAACTCAAAACTAAATGAAGAAAAAGCCAATGAACTTTTATCTAAGCTAACAGCGCTTGAACGAGATAATTTCTTTCTTGAAAAAAGTATGACACTTAATAAACTTTCAATAAAATTAAAAACAAATACAACTTATCTATCTGAAATTATAAATGACTACAAAGGTTGCAATTTTAACACCTATTTAAATCAGCTTAGAATAAGCTATATAACGCAAAAATTGTATGAAGATAAATTATGGCGTAAATATTCTACTAATGCGTTAAGTGCTGAAGCAGGATTCACCAACAAATCAAAATTTTCAAAGGCCTTCTACAACAGAAACGGGCTATCACCAATTGAATTCATAAGAAAAAGAAATAAGGAATTAGGTGATGATGTGTAA